In the genome of Mucisphaera calidilacus, one region contains:
- a CDS encoding class II fumarate hydratase, whose translation MTTTVTDAPTRMEKDSMGEMPVPADALYGASTARAVDNFPIANEPLSPAMISAFGHLKAACAQANLDLSKLDAKLAQVIIAASDEVADNKWDDHFPVDIYQTGSGTSTNMNSNEVIASLANDKLGLGRSVKAEGGVHPNDHVNMGQSSNDTFPAAMHIAGALSIQNQLLPALKNLKAALDDKAKTWDKVLKTGRTHLMDATPIRMGQVFSGYAAQVGWSIDRAEWALKEMLVNVPIGGTAVGTGINTHPDFAGKVCATLSKRAGVTFQEAENHPEAQAAKDSFVSAHGHLKTIATSFTKIANDIRWLGSGPRCGIGELQLPAIQPGSSIMPGKVNPVICESMIQVACRVMGNDATVTASGLGGIGSVFELNVAMPVMIEAFLESVKLLANVSNVFVDKLLQDLIVNEERCTELLEASLMTITALAPEVGYDKCAGLAKQAHNENKTIKELVSELKLMPEDRLAELMNYDAMTRPS comes from the coding sequence ATGACCACCACCGTGACCGATGCACCGACCCGTATGGAAAAAGACTCGATGGGTGAGATGCCCGTCCCGGCCGATGCGTTGTACGGCGCCTCAACGGCACGCGCCGTTGACAACTTCCCGATCGCCAACGAGCCGCTGTCGCCCGCCATGATCTCCGCATTCGGCCACCTCAAGGCCGCCTGCGCTCAGGCGAACCTCGACCTCAGCAAGCTAGACGCCAAACTGGCCCAGGTGATCATCGCCGCGTCGGACGAAGTCGCCGACAACAAGTGGGACGACCACTTCCCCGTCGATATCTACCAGACCGGCTCCGGCACCAGCACCAACATGAACTCCAACGAGGTCATCGCCTCGCTGGCCAACGACAAACTCGGCCTGGGCCGCAGCGTCAAGGCCGAGGGCGGCGTGCACCCCAACGACCACGTCAACATGGGGCAGTCGTCCAACGACACCTTCCCCGCAGCCATGCACATCGCCGGTGCCCTCTCGATCCAGAACCAACTCCTCCCCGCGCTCAAGAACCTCAAAGCAGCTCTCGACGACAAGGCCAAGACCTGGGACAAGGTCCTCAAGACCGGGCGCACGCACCTCATGGACGCCACCCCCATCCGCATGGGACAGGTCTTCTCCGGCTACGCAGCTCAGGTCGGCTGGTCGATCGATCGGGCCGAGTGGGCCCTCAAGGAAATGCTCGTCAACGTGCCCATCGGCGGCACCGCGGTCGGCACCGGCATCAACACCCATCCCGACTTCGCCGGCAAGGTCTGTGCGACGCTCTCCAAACGCGCCGGCGTGACCTTCCAGGAAGCCGAGAACCACCCCGAGGCCCAGGCAGCCAAGGACTCCTTCGTCTCGGCCCACGGCCACCTCAAGACGATCGCGACCTCCTTCACCAAGATCGCCAACGACATCCGCTGGCTCGGCTCCGGCCCACGCTGCGGCATCGGCGAACTCCAGCTCCCCGCCATCCAGCCCGGGTCCTCGATCATGCCCGGCAAGGTCAACCCCGTCATCTGCGAATCCATGATCCAGGTCGCCTGCCGCGTCATGGGCAACGACGCCACCGTCACCGCCTCAGGGCTCGGCGGCATCGGCTCGGTCTTCGAACTCAACGTCGCGATGCCCGTCATGATCGAGGCCTTCCTCGAGTCGGTGAAGCTGCTGGCGAACGTCTCGAACGTCTTCGTCGACAAGCTCCTCCAGGACCTCATCGTCAACGAGGAACGCTGCACCGAGCTGCTCGAAGCCTCCCTCATGACGATCACGGCACTCGCACCCGAAGTCGGCTACGACAAGTGCGCCGGCCTCGCCAAGCAGGCTCACAACGAGAACAAGACCATCAAAGAACTGGTCAGCGAGCTCAAGCTCATGCCCGAGGATCGCCTCGCCGAGCTGATGAACTACGACGCCATGACGCGGCCGAGCTGA
- a CDS encoding acyltransferase family protein translates to MGSDAPASGFDDYRRRRTFGSLDGVRCIAIVAVIWHHSIGSDIAFFARGYLGVDLFFVLSGYLIVTLLLRERETRQRISLRDFYMRRSLRIFPVYYGLILALGLLYLIRPAFNGSDAYWSDLPFFLTYTSNWVHVATPNMSVVWSLAAEEQFYLVWPAIEKFLPQAGVWIVLALGLLLNQAINYGLLDDAWRSAFGVEPDLHILDSTFTPILLGVLLAHLLHRPAGFRLIESITAPRWSPIAWGAGLLALVAFAPSDISGWPRMAIQLLMFVWLASVVVREDHLLARVLGWWPVAWIGAISYGMYLFHMFAIHIARELIERVSVLQFNGSLFLLSLPVTILIAAVSFRFYESPFLRLKHRFAWQGKPGSDPAAHRKTPDTGSGA, encoded by the coding sequence ATGGGAAGCGACGCACCGGCATCGGGCTTTGATGACTACCGTCGGCGACGGACGTTCGGGAGTCTTGACGGCGTTCGGTGCATTGCGATCGTTGCGGTGATCTGGCATCACAGCATCGGGTCCGATATCGCTTTCTTTGCGCGTGGCTATCTGGGTGTGGACCTGTTTTTTGTCCTCAGCGGCTACCTGATTGTCACGCTGCTGCTGCGCGAGCGTGAGACGCGCCAACGCATCTCGCTCCGTGATTTTTACATGCGGCGTTCGCTTCGTATTTTTCCGGTCTATTACGGCCTGATCCTTGCGCTCGGGCTGCTGTATCTGATCCGGCCGGCGTTCAACGGCAGCGACGCGTACTGGTCTGACCTGCCCTTCTTTCTGACGTACACGAGCAACTGGGTGCACGTCGCGACGCCCAACATGAGTGTTGTCTGGTCGCTCGCCGCGGAGGAACAGTTTTATCTTGTCTGGCCCGCGATCGAGAAGTTTCTGCCGCAGGCGGGTGTCTGGATTGTGCTCGCGTTGGGCCTGCTGCTGAATCAGGCGATCAACTACGGGCTGCTTGATGATGCCTGGCGTTCGGCTTTCGGCGTCGAGCCTGATCTGCACATCCTGGATTCGACCTTCACCCCGATCCTGCTGGGCGTGCTGCTGGCCCATCTGCTGCACCGCCCTGCCGGTTTCAGGCTCATCGAATCCATCACGGCTCCGCGATGGTCACCCATCGCATGGGGCGCTGGGTTGCTTGCCCTCGTCGCCTTCGCGCCGTCCGACATCTCGGGCTGGCCGCGCATGGCGATACAGTTGCTGATGTTCGTCTGGCTCGCGTCGGTAGTCGTCCGTGAGGATCACCTGCTGGCGCGGGTTCTGGGCTGGTGGCCGGTCGCGTGGATCGGTGCGATCAGCTACGGCATGTACCTGTTCCACATGTTCGCGATCCACATCGCGCGCGAGCTCATCGAGCGTGTGTCGGTGCTGCAGTTCAACGGCTCGTTGTTCTTGCTCTCTCTGCCCGTGACCATCCTCATCGCGGCGGTCAGCTTCCGCTTCTATGAGTCGCCTTTCCTGAGGCTCAAACACCGTTTTGCGTGGCAGGGCAAGCCCGGGTCGGACCCGGCGGCGCATCGAAAAACCCCGGACACGGGGTCCGGGGCTTAG
- the gcvT gene encoding glycine cleavage system aminomethyltransferase GcvT: MTTDTLRRSPFHAYHEEQGAKLVDFAGWQMPLSYGSAIAEHEHTRSAVSLFDVSHMGRVEVKGRDARQYLETLLTRRVTDMAEMTCRYTLICNEQGGVLDDALVYRFAEHWLLVVNASNRAGVLEHMEALRGDRFKVTINDTTEKTAMVAIQGPQAMSVLEPVSRDVGKLRRYGFTVKNLLLFKLTVSRTGYTGEDGVEVIMPTSLAGRAVGMLRDEAEKRGLNIKPAGLAARDSLRIEAGMSLYGHEIDAETDPITAGLGFGVTLTEPDPDGPVIPRFIGQDAIEAVVARGPGRQTLGLRLEGRRTPRQHDPVVLEGNPVGAVTSGCLAPTQPGPVAIARLRSGIEVGTTVEVGLAGGKTIVPARVCKLPFTRDGLS, from the coding sequence ATGACCACCGACACGCTCCGTCGCAGCCCGTTCCACGCCTACCACGAAGAGCAGGGCGCCAAGCTCGTTGATTTCGCCGGCTGGCAGATGCCTCTGAGTTATGGTTCGGCGATCGCCGAGCACGAGCACACGCGGAGTGCGGTGTCGCTGTTCGACGTGTCGCACATGGGTCGTGTCGAGGTGAAGGGTCGTGACGCTCGGCAGTATCTGGAGACCCTGCTTACGCGGCGTGTCACCGACATGGCGGAAATGACCTGCCGCTACACGCTGATCTGTAACGAGCAAGGCGGCGTGCTCGATGACGCGCTCGTTTACCGCTTCGCCGAGCACTGGTTGCTGGTGGTCAACGCCTCGAACCGGGCGGGTGTCCTTGAGCACATGGAGGCGCTCCGCGGCGATCGGTTCAAGGTCACGATCAACGACACCACCGAGAAGACCGCGATGGTGGCGATTCAGGGTCCTCAGGCCATGAGCGTGCTGGAGCCGGTTTCGCGCGACGTCGGCAAGCTGCGTCGTTATGGCTTCACGGTCAAGAATCTGCTGCTCTTCAAGCTCACCGTGTCGCGTACCGGTTACACGGGTGAGGACGGGGTTGAGGTCATCATGCCGACCTCGCTCGCGGGACGTGCCGTGGGGATGCTGCGCGACGAGGCTGAGAAGCGTGGTCTGAACATCAAGCCGGCGGGGCTGGCGGCGCGTGACTCTCTGCGTATCGAGGCGGGGATGTCGCTCTACGGGCACGAGATCGATGCGGAGACGGACCCGATCACGGCCGGCCTGGGCTTCGGTGTGACGCTGACCGAGCCCGATCCGGACGGCCCGGTGATCCCGCGTTTTATCGGTCAGGACGCCATCGAGGCGGTCGTGGCAAGAGGCCCGGGGCGTCAGACGCTGGGCCTGCGTCTGGAGGGACGGCGTACACCTCGCCAGCACGACCCTGTCGTGCTGGAGGGCAACCCTGTTGGTGCGGTCACCTCGGGCTGTCTGGCTCCCACCCAGCCCGGTCCCGTGGCCATCGCACGCCTTCGGTCAGGTATTGAAGTCGGTACTACGGTCGAGGTCGGTCTGGCGGGCGGCAAGACGATCGTTCCCGCGCGGGTCTGCAAACTGCCCTTTACCCGGGACGGATTGAGTTAG
- a CDS encoding peptidoglycan D,D-transpeptidase FtsI family protein, whose amino-acid sequence MSTPTPPVTATAARAGWVATVLLGFVSLGFVAVFGRVAQLTMNPDGLIIERMALQHRERSLDAGRGGLVDRRGRPLAITHTGYRIFVDPYLIDDPLMFAPTVGGKLGLDPVAIDRMLSEREGSRYIVIDPDPPAYRVRSARELDINGLAVETYLKRTYPLASLGGQVIGFVGVDGDGLEGIERLFDDQLDSRQGHFRATVDARRRQLWVEPNAFEPQSDGQTVRLAMDSTIQAIAERQLVEAVERYHAGSGQMIVMDPWSGDLLAVAHAPLFDPNHVRQSTEEQRRLRVVTDIFEPGSILKPLIWASLTDAGAASPYEVIDCEDDGVYRSPRGRVLRDDKPHGSITWEQVLITSSNIGMAIVAQRVPIRDLHDAVTRLGFGQATGSGFPREAVGIVRPRHRWNHYSQTSIPMGHEIGVTGLQMVRAFATLANDGLLVRPRLVLDDTPVEQRRVLTPEMSRYVRTVLDRVVTEGTGRHARSDLYRIFGKTGTAQLPNLEQGGYYEHRYVSSFIAGAPTENPRLIVACFIHDPDRSIGHYGGTVAAPAVRNVIEQSLAYLGVPPRTNLRGSDDPRRVAGNLH is encoded by the coding sequence TTGAGCACGCCGACGCCACCCGTTACTGCGACGGCGGCACGCGCCGGGTGGGTCGCCACGGTGCTGCTGGGGTTTGTATCGCTGGGCTTCGTGGCGGTGTTCGGTCGCGTCGCGCAGTTGACGATGAATCCCGACGGTTTGATTATCGAGCGTATGGCGCTTCAGCACCGGGAGCGTTCGCTGGATGCCGGCCGTGGTGGTCTTGTGGATCGGCGCGGGCGCCCGCTGGCGATCACCCACACCGGGTACCGCATCTTCGTTGATCCTTATCTGATCGACGACCCGCTGATGTTTGCGCCAACGGTTGGCGGGAAGCTCGGTCTGGACCCGGTGGCCATCGACAGGATGCTGTCGGAGCGTGAGGGCAGTCGGTACATCGTGATTGATCCCGATCCGCCGGCCTATCGCGTGCGGTCTGCGCGCGAGCTCGATATCAACGGGCTTGCCGTCGAAACCTATTTAAAACGGACTTACCCGCTGGCGTCGCTTGGCGGGCAGGTCATCGGTTTTGTCGGCGTGGATGGTGATGGTCTCGAGGGGATCGAGCGTCTTTTTGATGATCAGCTCGACAGCCGGCAGGGGCATTTCCGGGCCACGGTGGATGCGCGTCGGCGTCAGCTCTGGGTCGAGCCGAACGCTTTTGAGCCGCAGAGCGATGGCCAGACCGTCCGGCTGGCGATGGACTCGACAATTCAGGCGATCGCCGAGCGTCAGCTGGTGGAGGCGGTTGAGCGTTACCACGCCGGCTCGGGTCAGATGATCGTGATGGACCCGTGGTCGGGTGATTTGCTGGCGGTTGCGCACGCTCCTCTGTTCGACCCGAACCACGTGCGGCAGTCGACGGAGGAGCAGCGTCGTCTGCGTGTCGTCACGGACATCTTCGAGCCGGGATCGATCTTGAAGCCGCTGATCTGGGCCAGTCTCACGGACGCTGGGGCTGCGTCGCCTTACGAGGTCATCGACTGCGAGGACGACGGCGTGTATCGGAGCCCGAGGGGTCGGGTCCTGCGGGACGACAAGCCGCACGGCTCGATCACGTGGGAGCAGGTGCTGATCACTTCCTCGAATATCGGCATGGCGATCGTGGCGCAGCGTGTGCCGATTCGGGATCTTCATGACGCGGTCACTCGATTGGGTTTCGGTCAGGCGACGGGTTCGGGCTTTCCGCGTGAGGCGGTCGGCATCGTTCGGCCACGCCACCGGTGGAACCACTATTCCCAGACCTCGATCCCGATGGGGCATGAGATCGGCGTGACGGGTTTGCAGATGGTTCGTGCGTTCGCCACGCTCGCGAACGACGGGCTGCTTGTTCGGCCGAGGCTGGTTCTCGACGACACGCCTGTCGAGCAGCGGCGTGTTCTGACGCCCGAGATGTCGCGGTACGTGCGCACGGTTCTGGACCGGGTGGTGACGGAGGGCACCGGGCGGCACGCGCGTTCGGATCTGTACCGGATCTTCGGCAAGACGGGCACCGCGCAGCTCCCCAATCTCGAACAAGGCGGCTATTACGAGCATCGCTACGTGTCGTCTTTTATCGCCGGTGCACCGACCGAGAATCCGCGGCTGATCGTGGCCTGCTTCATTCATGACCCGGACCGCTCGATCGGTCACTACGGGGGCACGGTTGCGGCGCCGGCCGTCCGCAACGTCATCGAGCAGTCGCTGGCCTACCTCGGCGTTCCGCCACGCACCAACCTCCGCGGCTCTGATGATCCGCGACGTGTCGCGGGCAATCTGCACTGA
- a CDS encoding LysM peptidoglycan-binding domain-containing protein, with the protein MNSDTKISLLIGLGMVLVIGIVISDQLAVPNPDDNAPLLDYGLPQPETAAEPAVQRTTRIAVAQPQANPIPTPQEANASVREELLRPVPSRDVPVMRIGSTPPREAVITEPEPAPRVEPPRETPPRLLRLEEKPQQVVERVHTVKSGESLSAIAQRYYGDRNLWRRIAAANPADVGPDGRIVPGARLTIPAAERPVAESRTEPSRPASRPATVRVEEGDSLARLAKRHLGSTDRWDDLYEANRDQLSSPDRIRPGMVLRLPADDRAGAKPSSAGSEDRGYTVKSGDSLSSIAQAKLGSSSRWDEIYALNQDRIKDPDRLILGTAIRLPER; encoded by the coding sequence ATGAACAGCGACACCAAAATCAGTCTTCTCATCGGCCTGGGCATGGTTCTCGTGATCGGGATCGTCATCAGCGATCAGCTGGCGGTGCCGAATCCGGACGACAACGCCCCCCTGCTCGACTATGGCCTGCCGCAGCCGGAGACGGCCGCTGAGCCGGCGGTGCAGCGCACGACGCGCATCGCCGTCGCGCAGCCGCAGGCCAACCCGATCCCCACGCCACAAGAGGCCAATGCTTCGGTCCGTGAGGAGCTTCTGCGGCCGGTGCCGAGCCGGGACGTCCCGGTGATGCGTATCGGGAGCACGCCGCCTCGCGAGGCCGTCATCACAGAGCCTGAGCCTGCGCCGCGCGTCGAGCCGCCTCGTGAGACACCACCACGGCTCCTGCGTCTTGAGGAGAAGCCGCAGCAGGTGGTCGAGCGTGTTCACACCGTGAAGTCGGGCGAGTCGCTGTCGGCGATTGCTCAGCGTTACTACGGCGACCGGAACCTGTGGCGCAGGATCGCTGCCGCCAACCCTGCTGACGTGGGTCCTGATGGGCGAATCGTCCCGGGTGCGCGTCTGACGATCCCTGCGGCAGAGCGGCCCGTCGCCGAGAGCCGGACCGAGCCCTCCCGGCCTGCTTCGAGGCCTGCGACCGTTCGCGTCGAGGAAGGCGATTCTCTGGCGCGACTGGCCAAACGTCACCTTGGCTCCACCGACCGCTGGGACGATCTTTACGAGGCCAATCGTGATCAGCTCTCGAGTCCGGACCGCATCCGGCCCGGCATGGTGTTGCGTCTGCCCGCGGATGATCGTGCGGGAGCGAAGCCTTCGTCCGCTGGTTCAGAGGATCGTGGATACACGGTGAAGTCTGGCGACAGCTTGAGCAGCATTGCCCAGGCGAAGCTCGGCTCCTCCTCGCGGTGGGATGAGATTTATGCCTTGAATCAGGACCGGATCAAGGACCCTGACCGCCTGATCCTCGGCACCGCCATCCGCCTGCCGGAGCGTTAG
- the rsmH gene encoding 16S rRNA (cytosine(1402)-N(4))-methyltransferase RsmH yields MPDSLHGHVPVLLRQTVEALDPQPGETAIDATAGRGGHAEAILERIRPGGRLLLIDRDPGNLAYSRERLAAAARSGDVALEAYHGSFARLGDAMAEHGLDRADVLLADLGFASNQVDQAERGLAFSEDGPLDMRLDPTGGTTAADLVAEASERELADLIYRFGEERLSRRIARKIVEARREQPIIVTKALAELVRDVYGPAAHRSRMHPATRTFMALRIAVNQELTALESLLEQIPGSVAAGGRVGIISFHSLEDRPVKRAFAGWKRENRAALISRKPIEADLAEATANPRSRSAKLRALIWHG; encoded by the coding sequence ATGCCTGATTCGCTCCATGGCCACGTTCCCGTCCTGCTGCGGCAGACCGTCGAGGCGCTGGATCCCCAGCCGGGGGAGACGGCGATCGATGCGACCGCCGGCCGAGGTGGCCATGCCGAGGCGATCCTGGAGCGGATACGGCCCGGGGGGCGATTGCTGCTGATCGACCGAGACCCGGGGAATCTCGCGTACAGCCGTGAACGCCTTGCCGCTGCCGCGCGATCGGGCGACGTCGCGTTGGAGGCCTATCACGGGAGCTTTGCCCGCCTGGGTGATGCGATGGCTGAGCACGGGCTGGATCGAGCGGACGTGCTGCTCGCCGACCTGGGTTTTGCGTCGAACCAGGTGGATCAGGCCGAACGCGGGCTGGCGTTTTCCGAGGACGGCCCTCTGGACATGCGGCTTGACCCGACGGGGGGGACGACCGCGGCCGATCTGGTCGCGGAGGCGAGTGAGCGCGAGCTGGCCGATCTGATCTATCGATTCGGGGAGGAACGGCTTTCGCGACGGATCGCGCGAAAGATTGTCGAGGCCCGTCGCGAACAGCCGATTATCGTTACCAAGGCGCTCGCGGAGCTGGTTCGGGATGTCTACGGGCCAGCGGCCCACCGATCTCGGATGCACCCCGCGACCCGAACGTTTATGGCGCTGCGTATCGCCGTGAATCAGGAGCTGACCGCGTTGGAAAGCCTGCTCGAACAGATCCCTGGTTCCGTGGCGGCGGGTGGTCGTGTGGGGATCATCAGTTTCCACTCGCTGGAGGATCGCCCGGTGAAGCGGGCGTTTGCGGGCTGGAAGCGTGAGAATCGGGCGGCTCTGATCAGCCGGAAGCCGATCGAGGCGGACCTTGCCGAGGCGACCGCGAACCCACGCTCACGATCCGCTAAACTGCGTGCTCTGATCTGGCACGGATAG
- a CDS encoding DNRLRE domain-containing protein, protein MKNALPMTLMLAASTAMPALTYGVSFDNPYAGVDWSTFGQHKGNLHNHTTQSDGAETPAERIDEYASRGYGILALTDHNTTTWSWNDYGRNPADLGMIAIQGCEPSRHDHILSLFNGYNGSSNNIDTSFQTIGANGGLSIIAHPGRYNRSTQWYVDHYNNYDHLIGMEVYNQGDRYSGDRAKWDAILTETVPNDRFVWGFSNDDTHRTSHVGRNTNFFLLPELTETAVRNAMVEGHSYFSYSPVQDGAVPTIGSIDVDDAAGTISIAGDGYSEIRWISEGAHVASGATFDYNAVMAGSGDSYVRAELHGPTGITYTQPFGVDDDSAPIEEPPSPFVEYTFEQGVAGYAGTTDTMIRSSAPGSSYGSVDHISVDGDDGSPGLQPNHGLIKFDNIVGDNEGQIPAGTVIESATVTLDVHNPGSGFEVFAMTTEWSDATTWNDLNGITPGTNAENEAITKVGANNGSSNVGTGLLDLDVTTAAQAWADGETNNGLGLKPFTNGTNGIDFDTSEGADAPVLTIKALREGVIAATFQEGEEAYDGTEDTYLAESEPTTSHATVASMSIDNNDPHGTGNDNHGLLMFDNIFGDEAGQIPTDETTRILLAELILTGTNPGTGANLHRMLQAWSDDATWAGDFGGDGIQNDGVEAVAVADAFTSGMTGTVTIEVTKSLEAWLADPTSNFGWLFSPIGGDGWDFDTSEGANAPMLRVYYDAVPEPASLALLGLGGLMMLRRGH, encoded by the coding sequence GTGAAGAATGCTCTGCCCATGACCCTGATGCTGGCCGCCTCGACGGCCATGCCCGCGTTGACGTACGGCGTCAGCTTCGACAACCCTTACGCGGGCGTTGACTGGTCGACCTTCGGCCAGCACAAAGGCAACCTGCACAACCACACCACCCAGAGCGACGGCGCTGAGACGCCCGCCGAGCGTATCGACGAGTACGCCAGCCGTGGCTACGGCATCCTCGCCCTGACCGATCACAACACGACGACCTGGTCGTGGAACGACTACGGTCGCAACCCTGCCGATCTCGGGATGATCGCGATTCAGGGCTGCGAGCCTTCGCGGCACGACCACATCCTCAGCCTGTTCAACGGCTACAACGGCTCGTCGAACAACATTGACACGAGTTTCCAGACGATCGGTGCCAACGGCGGCCTGAGCATCATCGCTCACCCCGGCCGTTACAACCGCAGCACTCAGTGGTATGTCGACCACTACAACAACTACGACCACCTCATCGGCATGGAGGTCTACAACCAGGGCGACCGCTACTCGGGCGACCGTGCCAAGTGGGACGCCATCCTGACCGAGACCGTCCCCAACGACCGCTTTGTCTGGGGTTTCTCCAACGACGACACGCACCGCACCTCGCACGTCGGCCGTAACACCAACTTCTTCCTCCTTCCCGAGCTGACCGAGACCGCGGTGCGCAACGCCATGGTCGAGGGTCACAGTTACTTCTCCTACTCGCCCGTCCAGGACGGCGCGGTCCCCACGATCGGCTCGATCGACGTGGACGATGCAGCGGGCACGATCTCGATCGCCGGCGACGGCTATTCCGAGATCCGCTGGATCTCCGAGGGCGCGCACGTCGCCAGCGGAGCCACCTTTGACTACAACGCCGTCATGGCCGGTTCGGGCGATTCCTACGTCCGCGCCGAGTTGCACGGCCCGACCGGCATCACCTACACCCAGCCGTTCGGCGTCGATGACGACTCGGCTCCGATCGAAGAGCCCCCCTCGCCCTTCGTTGAGTACACCTTCGAGCAGGGTGTGGCGGGTTACGCGGGCACCACCGACACGATGATTCGTTCTTCGGCTCCCGGCAGCAGCTACGGCTCTGTGGACCACATCAGCGTCGACGGTGACGACGGCAGCCCGGGTCTCCAGCCCAACCACGGCCTGATCAAGTTCGACAACATCGTCGGCGACAACGAGGGTCAGATCCCCGCCGGCACCGTGATCGAGTCGGCCACGGTGACGCTCGATGTCCACAACCCCGGCAGCGGCTTCGAGGTGTTCGCGATGACGACCGAGTGGTCTGACGCGACGACCTGGAACGACCTCAATGGCATCACGCCCGGCACCAACGCCGAGAACGAAGCCATCACCAAGGTTGGTGCCAACAACGGCAGCAGCAACGTCGGCACGGGCCTCCTCGATCTTGATGTCACCACGGCCGCTCAGGCGTGGGCCGATGGCGAGACCAACAACGGCCTGGGCCTCAAGCCGTTCACCAACGGCACGAACGGCATCGACTTCGACACCAGCGAGGGCGCTGACGCGCCGGTCCTCACGATCAAGGCTCTGCGTGAGGGTGTCATCGCCGCCACCTTCCAGGAAGGCGAGGAGGCCTACGACGGCACCGAGGACACCTACCTTGCCGAGTCGGAGCCGACGACGAGCCACGCCACCGTCGCCTCCATGAGCATCGACAACAACGATCCTCACGGCACGGGCAATGACAACCACGGCCTGCTCATGTTCGACAACATCTTTGGTGATGAAGCGGGTCAGATCCCCACCGATGAGACGACCCGCATCCTCCTCGCCGAGCTGATCCTTACCGGCACCAACCCCGGCACGGGAGCGAACCTGCACCGCATGCTTCAGGCGTGGTCGGACGATGCCACGTGGGCGGGCGACTTTGGCGGCGACGGCATCCAGAACGACGGGGTCGAGGCCGTCGCGGTCGCTGACGCGTTCACCTCGGGCATGACCGGTACGGTGACGATCGAAGTGACCAAGAGCCTTGAGGCCTGGCTTGCTGATCCCACCAGCAACTTCGGCTGGCTCTTCAGCCCGATCGGCGGCGACGGCTGGGACTTCGATACTTCCGAGGGTGCGAACGCTCCCATGCTCCGCGTCTACTACGACGCGGTGCCCGAGCCGGCCTCTCTGGCGCTGCTCGGCCTCGGCGGCCTGATGATGCTTCGTCGCGGTCACTGA
- a CDS encoding acyltransferase family protein, translated as MMTARRDDKVVALGLTSIQLDALKGVFILLIVLGHNTLFSSQIPGLFKALYAFHVHAFFILAFAFPTKPISLAFLRDRCTRYLIPYVCWTLLAAVIFFIIEKRMADPLGWFTHLLFGLSFGTAGMLNHACGFQLYWFLPALLTLTIFRAALKEQPQLKGAWILLCIAVLMFVGWGGQPLAKYQVGNILLVMAIWPIAVGTVDLMNATSTAPRWLIMLIGALALLIGQTAIFIDDQAVNIAHLALHTVNHPIGFIGQILCPAGAFMLIAGLLSYLRNPAILATFGRHSLLIYLSHSLIYQAYLRIVLKLQPELDRLLSASLTYLLVITSATALSMLITRFRFTRSLMTPRDWDDFRSAFAIRDQSS; from the coding sequence ATGATGACCGCGAGAAGAGATGACAAGGTCGTGGCACTCGGCCTGACATCCATACAACTTGACGCTCTCAAGGGTGTCTTCATCCTGTTGATTGTTCTTGGCCACAACACGCTCTTCTCTAGCCAGATCCCCGGCCTCTTCAAAGCGCTCTACGCTTTTCATGTGCACGCCTTCTTCATCCTTGCCTTCGCCTTCCCGACCAAGCCGATATCGCTCGCCTTCCTTCGTGATCGCTGCACCCGCTACCTCATCCCCTATGTGTGCTGGACACTCCTCGCAGCCGTCATTTTCTTCATCATCGAGAAGCGGATGGCCGATCCGCTTGGCTGGTTCACCCATCTGCTGTTCGGACTTTCCTTCGGCACAGCGGGCATGCTCAACCACGCGTGCGGCTTCCAACTCTACTGGTTTCTCCCTGCCCTGCTGACGCTCACGATCTTCCGCGCTGCGCTCAAAGAACAACCGCAACTCAAGGGCGCCTGGATCCTGCTATGCATCGCTGTATTGATGTTCGTCGGTTGGGGCGGCCAGCCACTGGCCAAGTACCAGGTCGGTAACATCCTGCTTGTCATGGCCATCTGGCCTATCGCCGTGGGCACTGTCGATCTCATGAACGCTACGTCAACCGCACCGCGCTGGCTCATCATGCTCATCGGCGCACTGGCCCTGCTCATTGGACAAACTGCCATTTTCATCGATGATCAAGCCGTCAACATCGCACACCTGGCACTCCACACCGTCAATCATCCGATTGGATTCATTGGCCAAATTCTATGTCCTGCAGGCGCTTTCATGCTTATTGCGGGTCTGCTCTCCTATCTGCGCAATCCCGCCATACTCGCCACCTTCGGCCGCCACTCCCTGCTGATCTACCTCTCCCACTCCCTCATCTACCAAGCGTACCTGCGCATCGTCCTCAAATTGCAGCCGGAGCTCGACAGGTTGCTTTCCGCAAGTCTTACCTACCTCCTGGTCATCACCAGTGCAACGGCCCTGTCCATGCTCATCACCCGATTCCGTTTCACGCGCAGCTTAATGACGCCGCGCGACTGGGACGATTTCAGGTCCGCATTCGCCATTCGTGATCAGAGTTCCTGA